From Candidatus Polarisedimenticolia bacterium:
GGCGATGGCGCCGCAGAAGCTCTCCGAGAAGGAGAAGTTCGATCTGATCGCCTACCTCAGGAGCCTGACCCGCTACTCCGAAGACCCGGCGGCCCCCGAAGGGGGGCGCGAGGGGGATCCGCGCAGCGGCAAGGAGCTGTACGACAAGCGCTGCTGGTCCTGCCATGGGACGCTCGGCGCGGGCGACGGTCCCGCGGCACCCGCCATGATCCCTCCGCCGACCCGCTTTGCCGACTATGAGGCGATGAAGGACCGCACTTCGCAAGACTGGTACACCGCGATCCAGTCGGGCGTGCCCGGCACCGCCATGTACCCGCAGCGACTCACCGAGCACGAGGTGTGGGATCTGATCGCCTACCTGCGATCGCTGGGACGACGCAAGTCCGAATCTCCCTGAGACGATCCCTCGATCCTGTCCGTCCAGGACCTTGCCCGTATCCCCTCAGAAGCTGAAAAGGTAGGTGAGCTTGAGCGTCGAATTCCGCTCGTTGTAGGGGGGATCGGTCGGCTTGGTGCGCAGGTTGCGCGACTCGTTGTAGACGAAGAACAGGTCGGCGCCGGGATGGTGGATCCAGTCGACCCTCAAATTGAGATCGATGTCGTCGTCGATGTCGTTCACCTGCACCAGGGCCGACCCGAAGAGCTTCGGGTTGATGGAAACGTTGAAGCGCGTCACCCAGAGGTTGACGTCGAAATCGCCGTAGGGCAGGCCGACGTGGTCCCACTCATAGCGCGTCTGGATGGAGAAGTGCGGGCTCATCTTGGCGGTCAGGTCCTCCACCAGCGTCAGCTTGTGGCCGCCGTAGAAGCTGCCGGAAGTCGCGTTGAGGTTGGAGATGACGCGCCGCCCCTGGAAGGTGTTGACATAGAAGGATCCCTGCCGCATCGGATAGTCCCCCGGCGGGATCACCACGCCGGGGAAGATCTCGAAATCCGCGGTGAGCCTTTCGAAGGGCTCCTCGTAGGTGACGCCCAGGAAATCGCCGCTTTGGAGGTTCACCTCGCTCAGGAAGAAATTGGTGCGCGTCTGCAGCTCCCCGGTGTGGTCGGTGATGTAGAGCGGGTTGTAGAGGAGGGTGATTTGCCGTACGGGCGACTCCTTGGGGCGCGGCCGCCAGGCGAATACTCCCTCGCTGAGGATCGAATCGGGGCGCTGCACGAAGCCAATCTGCGGATCGAAGCCGGGATCGATCCGCTGCTGGCGCACCACGTAGGTCCAGATGTCGCCGTCGCGGCCGGCGCGCAGCCTCCAGGAGGAGCCCGACAGGAGCTCCTCGTCCCGCAGCGTCCCGTCGGTCAGGAGCCTCGAGGAGCGCGAGGCGGCGTAGTAGAAATCGACGTTGTAGTCCTGCAGGAAGGTGATGTGGCCGTCGGCGCCGGCCACCCGGTTGCCGCCCCCGTCTCCTTCCGCCTCGCGGTCGGTGACGATCATTCCGAGGCTGGAGCGCGCCAGCACGTCGCGGCGCATGCGCAAGACGGCGAAGTTGGTGCGCGGCTCGTCCCCGGCCGCGTCCTGGATTACATCGAGCACGCCCACGGAGGTCTTG
This genomic window contains:
- a CDS encoding cytochrome c, giving the protein AMAPQKLSEKEKFDLIAYLRSLTRYSEDPAAPEGGREGDPRSGKELYDKRCWSCHGTLGAGDGPAAPAMIPPPTRFADYEAMKDRTSQDWYTAIQSGVPGTAMYPQRLTEHEVWDLIAYLRSLGRRKSESP